A window from Agrobacterium tumefaciens encodes these proteins:
- a CDS encoding IS4 family transposase, giving the protein MRHYNSVFHDLLKRVAWSRFDRLVDEHGADKHVRRLSTKSQFIALLYGQLSGAVSLREIVGGLESHAARLYHVGGRPVSRSTLCDANARRSSEVFAGLFREMVARAGRGLRRSVSEATYLIDATGVRLSGAGCDWARFSHQACGAKVHVVYDADAERPIYAAVTPANVNDITAAKAMPIAAGATYVFDLGYYDFGWWAALDKAGCRIVTRFKSHTKLTVTSQQAVSGDGIVLFDRIGLLPARMAASRRNRFGDPVREITVRTQTGKVLRLLTNDLDAPAQEIADLYKRRWAIELFFRWVKQTLRIRHFLGNSENAVRIQIAVALIAYLLLRMAQADQKLVQSPLAFARLVRANLMHRRRTDSLTRPPPAKTADPRQMTLLGMEI; this is encoded by the coding sequence AACGAAGAGCCAGTTCATCGCCCTGCTTTACGGCCAGTTGTCCGGAGCCGTCAGTCTGCGCGAGATCGTCGGCGGCCTCGAAAGCCATGCCGCGCGGCTTTATCACGTCGGTGGAAGGCCGGTGTCGCGCTCGACGCTGTGCGATGCCAATGCACGGCGCTCAAGCGAGGTCTTTGCCGGTCTGTTTCGCGAGATGGTCGCCCGCGCGGGCCGCGGGTTGCGCCGGTCGGTGTCGGAGGCCACCTATCTCATCGACGCGACCGGCGTTCGGCTGAGCGGGGCCGGGTGCGACTGGGCACGGTTTTCCCATCAGGCCTGCGGCGCCAAGGTTCATGTCGTCTACGACGCCGATGCCGAGCGACCGATCTATGCGGCGGTCACGCCCGCCAATGTCAACGACATCACAGCCGCCAAGGCCATGCCGATCGCGGCGGGTGCGACCTATGTGTTCGATCTTGGCTATTATGATTTCGGCTGGTGGGCGGCGCTCGACAAGGCCGGCTGCCGCATCGTCACGCGGTTCAAGTCCCATACGAAGCTGACCGTAACAAGCCAGCAAGCTGTCAGCGGCGATGGCATCGTCCTCTTCGATCGCATCGGGCTTCTGCCCGCCCGCATGGCGGCAAGCCGCCGCAATCGGTTTGGCGACCCCGTGCGGGAGATCACAGTCAGGACGCAGACGGGCAAGGTGCTGCGACTGCTGACCAACGATCTCGACGCGCCCGCACAGGAGATCGCCGATCTCTACAAACGGCGCTGGGCGATCGAACTGTTCTTTCGCTGGGTCAAGCAGACGCTGAGGATCCGGCATTTCCTTGGCAACAGCGAGAACGCCGTGCGCATCCAGATCGCCGTGGCGCTCATCGCCTATCTATTGTTGCGCATGGCGCAGGCAGACCAGAAACTCGTCCAAAGCCCACTGGCATTCGCACGCCTGGTGCGCGCCAATCTTATGCATCGCCGAAGAACCGACAGCCTCACAAGGCCGCCACCAGCTAAAACCGCCGATCCAAGACAGATGACACTTCTCGGAATGGAAATTTAA
- a CDS encoding DUF4143 domain-containing protein: MKRLPAWTSGETGRDIKHPKVHLVDTGIASALRSMNSQSFNIDANPTALGGLFENFVHNELVKSLPFQRQEWRLYHWRYDKGREIDIIAEAYRTIVGFEMKTSTMVEEDDFRHLRWFRDNGPGKTWNVIGIVVYM, encoded by the coding sequence TTGAAGCGACTTCCCGCCTGGACCTCTGGCGAGACAGGAAGGGACATCAAGCATCCCAAGGTCCATCTCGTCGACACAGGTATTGCGTCTGCGCTGAGGAGCATGAACTCTCAGAGCTTCAATATCGATGCGAACCCGACGGCCTTGGGAGGGCTGTTTGAAAATTTCGTTCACAACGAACTGGTTAAATCTCTCCCGTTCCAAAGACAGGAATGGCGGCTTTACCATTGGCGGTACGATAAAGGACGTGAAATCGACATCATCGCGGAAGCATACCGAACTATCGTAGGGTTCGAAATGAAGACGTCTACAATGGTTGAAGAAGATGATTTCCGACATTTGCGGTGGTTCAGAGACAACGGGCCAGGCAAGACCTGGAACGTAATTGGGATTGTAGTTTACATGTGA